One window of the Rhodococcus sovatensis genome contains the following:
- a CDS encoding cytochrome P450 codes for MKKRIRWIAAHGVVRYGAKKAAQAGDPQAMLVADPATRADPRQVFERIRASGPLVKTRISNITVNHRVVHELLRSDDFKVTELGADLPTPLRWIENKTRSKALHPLKPPSLLSVEPPEHTRYRKLVSSVFTPRAVAKMREMVQEKADSLLEELVAGGREVDIVDKYCAQLPVAVIGTILGVPDSDRQRVLEFGEMAAPSLDLGLSWEQFNRVEDGLEQFDAWLADHLAELRRNPGEDLMSELIKATEDGVGLDDQELRATAGLVLAAGFETTVNLLGSGIRLLLDHPDQLDLLQQDPLHWPTAVEEMLRLESPVQLTARRAKRDVTIEGVPVPEGGLVVLVLAGANRDPEVFDDPYRFDVTRTNANKHLSFSGGRHFCLGAALAKAETEVGLKTLFDRFPHLRSAGEGIRRDTRVLHGWASLPVDLGQPAATGAAR; via the coding sequence ATGAAGAAGCGGATCAGATGGATCGCCGCACACGGCGTCGTACGGTACGGGGCAAAGAAAGCCGCACAGGCAGGTGACCCGCAAGCGATGCTGGTAGCGGACCCGGCAACGCGCGCCGACCCGCGGCAGGTGTTCGAGAGGATCCGCGCGTCGGGCCCACTGGTGAAGACCAGGATCTCGAACATCACCGTCAACCATCGCGTCGTCCATGAACTACTACGGTCCGACGACTTCAAGGTCACCGAGTTGGGTGCCGACCTCCCGACGCCGCTGCGGTGGATCGAGAACAAGACGCGGTCGAAGGCGTTGCATCCGCTCAAGCCGCCGTCGCTGTTGTCCGTCGAGCCGCCCGAGCACACCCGCTACCGCAAGCTGGTGTCCTCGGTGTTCACCCCGCGCGCGGTGGCGAAGATGCGCGAGATGGTCCAGGAGAAAGCGGACAGCCTGCTCGAAGAGCTCGTGGCGGGCGGCCGCGAAGTGGACATCGTCGACAAGTACTGCGCGCAACTCCCCGTTGCCGTCATCGGCACCATCCTCGGCGTACCGGACAGCGACCGCCAGAGAGTGCTCGAATTCGGAGAGATGGCGGCACCGAGCCTCGACCTCGGGCTTTCCTGGGAGCAGTTCAACCGCGTCGAGGACGGCTTGGAGCAGTTCGACGCGTGGCTCGCAGATCACCTCGCCGAACTCCGCCGCAATCCCGGCGAGGACCTGATGAGCGAGTTGATCAAGGCGACCGAGGACGGCGTCGGCCTCGACGACCAGGAACTGCGCGCGACGGCGGGGCTCGTCCTCGCGGCGGGGTTCGAAACGACGGTGAACCTGCTCGGAAGTGGAATCCGACTGCTGCTCGACCACCCCGACCAGCTCGACCTACTGCAGCAGGACCCGTTGCACTGGCCGACTGCCGTCGAGGAGATGCTCCGACTGGAATCCCCGGTTCAGCTGACGGCACGGCGCGCCAAGCGCGACGTCACGATCGAAGGCGTCCCCGTACCGGAAGGGGGCCTGGTCGTCCTCGTCCTCGCCGGAGCCAACCGCGATCCCGAGGTGTTCGACGACCCTTACCGATTCGACGTCACCCGGACGAACGCGAACAAACACCTCTCGTTCTCCGGTGGACGCCACTTCTGTCTCGGCGCGGCACTTGCGAAAGCAGAGACGGAGGTCGGACTGAAAACGCTGTTCGACCGATTCCCTCACCTGCGGTCTGCAGGCGAGGGAATCCGCCGCGACACCCGAGTCCTGCACGGCTGGGCGTCGCTGCCAGTGGATCTCGGGCAGCCCGCCGCTACAGGCGCTGCCCGGTAG
- a CDS encoding sn-glycerol-3-phosphate ABC transporter ATP-binding protein UgpC — translation MAAVHYAGVSHRYPGADSLAVDSLELDIADGEFIVLVGPSGCGKSTSLRMLAGLESVESGRIDIGGVDVTSLAPRERDVAMVFQNYALYPNMTVGDNMGFALRNAGMSKADTAARVLEAAKMLELEPLLNRKPGKLSGGQRQRVAMGRAIVRQPKVFCMDEPLSNLDAKLRVSTRAQIAGLQKRLGTTTVYVTHDQVEAMTMGDRVAVLEAGKLQQIASPRELYDNPVNTFVAGFIGSPGMNLIDAPVVDGAAVVGNVRIPVPANAEARVVLGIRPESWSLVGDGVGSVSVAVELIEELGAESFLYGVPPRGTDWSTQSGRLAVRVDRKLEIGLAETVRLVPKFDEVFFFSAATGQRL, via the coding sequence ATGGCTGCCGTCCACTACGCCGGAGTCTCGCATCGGTACCCGGGCGCCGACTCGTTGGCGGTCGACTCGCTGGAACTCGACATCGCCGACGGTGAGTTCATCGTTCTCGTCGGCCCCTCGGGTTGCGGCAAGTCGACTAGCCTGCGGATGCTGGCCGGGCTCGAATCGGTCGAGAGCGGAAGAATCGACATCGGTGGCGTCGATGTCACAAGCCTCGCTCCGCGCGAACGCGACGTCGCGATGGTGTTCCAGAACTACGCGCTGTACCCGAACATGACCGTCGGCGACAACATGGGATTCGCGCTGCGGAACGCTGGAATGAGCAAGGCGGACACCGCTGCCCGTGTTCTCGAGGCAGCGAAGATGCTCGAGCTCGAGCCGCTGCTCAACCGGAAGCCGGGCAAGTTGTCCGGTGGTCAGCGACAGCGGGTCGCGATGGGACGTGCAATCGTCCGGCAGCCCAAAGTGTTCTGTATGGACGAGCCGTTGTCGAATCTCGACGCCAAGTTGCGCGTGTCGACGCGAGCGCAGATCGCAGGTCTGCAGAAGCGACTGGGTACGACGACGGTCTACGTCACCCACGATCAGGTGGAAGCGATGACCATGGGTGATCGGGTTGCGGTGTTGGAGGCGGGCAAGCTCCAGCAGATCGCGTCTCCGCGCGAGCTGTACGACAATCCCGTCAACACGTTCGTCGCCGGGTTCATCGGTTCTCCGGGCATGAATCTCATCGACGCTCCGGTGGTCGACGGGGCCGCGGTGGTCGGCAATGTGCGTATTCCGGTCCCAGCGAACGCCGAGGCCAGGGTTGTACTCGGTATCCGGCCGGAGAGCTGGAGTCTCGTGGGCGACGGCGTCGGGTCCGTGTCTGTTGCAGTCGAACTCATCGAGGAACTCGGCGCGGAGTCGTTCCTGTACGGCGTACCTCCGCGTGGAACGGACTGGAGCACCCAGTCCGGCCGCCTCGCGGTGCGTGTCGACCGCAAGCTCGAGATCGGATTGGCCGAGACGGTTCGGCTCGTCCCCAAGTTCGACGAGGTGTTCTTCTTCTCGGCCGCTACCGGGCAGCGCCTGTAG
- a CDS encoding M13 family metallopeptidase, whose translation MECMTTLDSSSDSGQVNSGIDLRYTDESTRAQDDLFVHVNGKWLDDYAIPADRAVDGAFRTLYDRAEEDVRTIIQESAESNPPVGTDAQKIGDLYSSFLDADAVEEAGLSPIADELASVADAGDLVTLAEVLGSLQRTGVGGAIGHYVDTDAKNSSRYLVHVTQSGIGLPDESYYREDNYANIREAYIAHIAKMFSIAGLPYDAQRVFDLETELAAGHWDVVARRDAEKSYNLVDFDTLVGNEPGFNWTAWMSGLGGSSEQFAEIVVGQPSFLSTFTRLWVSADIEDWKAWLAWRVVHSRAPYLTAALVEENFAFYGTTLSGTEENRERWKRGVSLVQDLLGEAVGKLYVERHFPADAKARMQVLVANLQEAYRRNITDLEWMSPETRQKALDKLDKFTPKIGYPDRWRDYSAVQIDASDLLGNYRRGYIAEYQRDLDKLGGPVDRDEWFMTPQTVNAYYNPGMNEIVFPAAILQPPFFDPEADDAANYGGIGAVIGHEIGHGFDDQGAKYDGDGNMIDWWTDSDRSEFGKRTTALIDQYNEFEPKALPGHKVNGQFTIGENIGDLGGLSIAVAAYKIALDGKDAPILDGLTGLQRVFFGWSQVWRTKARDEEAIRRLAVDPHSPAEFRCNGVVRNLDSFHEAFDVKSGDALYLDPAERVRIW comes from the coding sequence ATGGAATGCATGACTACGTTGGATTCAAGTTCGGATTCGGGACAGGTGAACTCGGGCATCGACCTCAGGTACACGGACGAGAGCACGCGCGCCCAGGACGACCTGTTCGTCCATGTCAACGGCAAGTGGCTCGACGACTACGCCATTCCGGCAGACCGCGCGGTCGACGGCGCATTCCGCACCCTGTACGACAGGGCCGAAGAAGACGTCCGCACGATCATCCAGGAATCAGCCGAGTCGAACCCGCCCGTCGGGACCGACGCACAGAAGATCGGCGACCTCTATTCGAGCTTCCTCGACGCCGATGCAGTCGAGGAGGCGGGCCTTTCGCCCATCGCCGACGAGTTGGCATCCGTCGCCGACGCCGGTGATCTCGTCACGCTCGCCGAGGTCCTCGGCTCACTGCAGCGCACCGGCGTCGGCGGGGCGATCGGCCACTACGTCGACACCGACGCCAAGAACTCCTCGCGGTATCTGGTTCACGTCACGCAGTCCGGCATCGGCCTACCCGACGAGTCGTACTACCGCGAGGACAACTACGCGAACATCCGCGAGGCGTACATCGCCCACATCGCGAAGATGTTCTCCATCGCCGGGTTGCCCTACGACGCCCAGCGTGTCTTCGACCTCGAGACCGAACTCGCCGCAGGCCACTGGGATGTCGTCGCACGTCGTGACGCCGAGAAGAGCTACAACCTCGTCGACTTCGACACCCTCGTGGGGAACGAACCTGGATTCAACTGGACCGCATGGATGTCCGGCCTCGGCGGCAGCAGCGAGCAGTTCGCGGAGATCGTCGTCGGTCAGCCGTCGTTCCTGTCCACATTCACCCGACTGTGGGTGTCTGCTGACATCGAGGATTGGAAGGCATGGCTCGCGTGGCGCGTCGTGCACAGTCGCGCGCCGTATCTGACCGCAGCCCTCGTCGAGGAGAACTTCGCGTTCTACGGGACCACGTTGAGCGGCACCGAAGAAAACCGCGAACGGTGGAAGCGCGGTGTGTCCCTCGTACAGGACTTGCTGGGAGAGGCCGTCGGGAAGCTCTACGTCGAACGCCACTTCCCTGCCGACGCCAAGGCCCGCATGCAGGTTCTCGTCGCGAATCTCCAGGAGGCATACCGTCGTAACATCACCGACCTCGAGTGGATGAGCCCGGAGACTCGACAGAAGGCGCTCGACAAGCTCGACAAGTTCACCCCGAAGATCGGCTACCCGGATCGCTGGCGCGACTACTCGGCCGTGCAGATCGACGCGAGCGACCTACTCGGGAACTACCGGCGCGGCTACATTGCCGAATACCAGCGCGACCTGGACAAGCTGGGCGGTCCGGTCGATCGCGACGAGTGGTTCATGACGCCTCAGACCGTCAACGCGTACTACAACCCGGGAATGAACGAAATCGTCTTTCCTGCAGCGATCCTGCAGCCGCCGTTCTTCGACCCCGAAGCCGACGATGCCGCGAACTACGGCGGAATCGGCGCAGTCATCGGACACGAGATCGGACACGGATTCGACGACCAGGGCGCCAAGTACGACGGCGACGGCAACATGATCGACTGGTGGACCGACTCGGACCGCTCCGAGTTCGGTAAGCGCACCACCGCGCTGATCGACCAGTACAACGAGTTCGAACCTAAAGCCCTGCCCGGTCACAAGGTCAACGGGCAGTTCACGATCGGTGAGAACATCGGCGACCTCGGCGGTCTGTCCATCGCCGTCGCCGCATACAAGATCGCGCTTGACGGCAAGGACGCTCCCATTCTCGACGGCCTCACCGGTCTGCAGCGGGTCTTCTTCGGCTGGTCGCAGGTATGGCGCACCAAGGCACGCGACGAAGAGGCGATCCGTCGACTCGCAGTCGATCCACACTCGCCGGCGGAATTCCGCTGCAACGGTGTGGTGCGCAATCTGGACAGTTTTCACGAAGCGTTCGATGTGAAGTCGGGAGATGCGCTGTACTTGGATCCAGCGGAACGCGTCAGGATTTGGTAG
- a CDS encoding TetR/AcrR family transcriptional regulator, which translates to MRSTKADDLNTRARIRDAAIEVFGRDGFTTGVRAVATAAGVSPGLVNHHFGSKDGLRAACDGYVQDLVRDSKSTALSAPPAGIIAQLAQIDHYAPVVAYIVRSFASGGQLATDMYEHMVDDAVAYLDEGVISGRLKASRDPRARARFLVRQNVGGMLVYLQMQPQGTDFKIALQDMTEEITLPALELYTEGLFAETDTLDTYLRYQQNR; encoded by the coding sequence ATGCGTTCAACGAAGGCAGATGACCTGAACACCCGGGCTCGCATTCGCGACGCCGCAATCGAGGTGTTCGGTCGTGACGGATTCACCACGGGTGTCCGCGCGGTCGCCACTGCTGCTGGAGTATCTCCGGGACTGGTCAATCATCATTTCGGGTCGAAGGACGGCCTGCGGGCAGCATGTGACGGATACGTCCAAGACCTTGTTCGTGACAGCAAGTCGACTGCGCTGTCGGCACCGCCCGCAGGGATCATCGCCCAGCTCGCCCAGATCGATCACTACGCGCCCGTCGTCGCCTATATCGTGCGCAGTTTCGCGTCGGGCGGACAGCTCGCGACCGACATGTACGAGCACATGGTTGACGATGCGGTGGCGTACCTCGACGAGGGCGTCATCAGTGGACGACTGAAAGCCAGCCGGGACCCGCGAGCACGTGCGCGCTTCCTGGTGCGTCAGAACGTCGGCGGAATGCTCGTCTACCTCCAGATGCAGCCCCAGGGAACGGACTTCAAGATCGCGCTGCAAGACATGACAGAGGAGATCACCTTGCCGGCCCTCGAGCTCTACACGGAGGGTCTCTTCGCCGAAACCGACACACTCGACACCTACCTTCGATACCAGCAGAACCGATGA